A segment of the Amblyomma americanum isolate KBUSLIRL-KWMA chromosome 6, ASM5285725v1, whole genome shotgun sequence genome:
TCGCCGCGTTGCCAACTCATCCTCTGAAACAGTCATGTAGCGACCTTGTCCTGACCAATTTACATCTGGCCATACTAACCTGCTTTCTGAGCAAGATTCCATATCCCGCTCACGATCTGTCGCATGATCTGTTCCCCGGACTAGGGCGAATTTTCTTTCTACTGCGAGGCTTTTAATAAAGCTCTATAACTTTCCTCTGTAACCGTATGTCTGCTCACGGTTGGATGCTATTGATCAATTACTTCCTAACTGATCGATTTATTTCAACGGTTTGATCGAAATGTTTCTTTCTCTCACTTCTCGCAGCCAGCGTCAAATCGGCGTTCGTGGACTTCATGAATTGGCTGCGTGGAGTGCCTTCGCCGGTGAGTGGGCGCGGTTTCTTATTTGCAGCTCGTGCGAAGGAAAGACTCAAGTGTCGAATATTTAACATTAGAAATCCTCGTTCCTGTTTTAAAATCACAGCTACTCGTGTTACCAAGCGCACGTGGTCAGCAAGTTAAATTTTCATCCGGTGTTGGTGAACGCGACTCATTTCCAGGCTTCCTCAGAGATCACAGACGAGAACAAATAGAACTGAAGCCTGAGAAACCGGACAGGGTATAAAGCACATGTCTTTGTCGCCGAGCTTCGCtgtcatacaaaaaaaaaatatgcggccCGCGTGACAAAGATAGCAAACGTACTGGAGCGGAAACTTTAATTGTTCAAGCTTGTATTTACAATTTTCCTACACTACCTAAAGTGATAGTACGTGCATGAAGTCTTAGCATATTCGTTTCTTCCTTTATCATCTGACTCCAGGTTGGCTCAATCAATTAATTCAATATTGAATAATGAAACATTTTAAGGCGTCGAAAAAGTAGACAACTTATGGCCAGAGAGGTGCGCGCGGAAGGTAAAATTTTAGCGACACCTGGGGACATCAGGTGAGATTTACGCCTCTCTTTCGTACAGGGTGAGGGCCACGAGTCCCGGGTCGCAACTCCTCCGACGCCAAGAAAGCCAGACCACTCCTACGCCGGGGAACCAGAATCTGGGTTCGGCTTCGAACACCGCCACCGAGAGCACGAGGAGAAGCCGTGTCGGGACTCCACGGCACACCCCACCGCCGAGCCGACCGCGCAAGGTAGCACGGACAGCGAAAACACGCTGTCCAggtcgacagggctcgcaagcaCCACCGCCGAAGCGCCCAACCAGCCCACCTCTGAAACGAGAGTCGCGGAGCCGTCCTCAGTACCGCCCGCTTCGGTGGTGACCACAACCAGGGCGCCCAGCATGGATTCAACCGATGTTCCGGAAACCGCGCCACCATCGACCATCGGCGACCAAGACGTGCCGCAGAACACCGAGACGGCTCAGGACAGCACGCGAGTGCCGTCGCCGCCGGAGACAACGACCGAGCAGACAGTGAGTGTGTCGGCCACCCGCGACGTGGCAGAGGCGACGTCGACGGTCGAGACGCTGGCGCCGTCCATCGATGCGACCAGCAGCCCGACGTTGCCCCCGGAGGATCCGTCGGAAAACGACATCGACGCAGAAGAGCCCAAGGCGCCGCCGCCCACTCCCGCACGACGCAGGGGGAGTGGACCGGGCTTCGTCATCTCCGACG
Coding sequences within it:
- the LOC144094905 gene encoding uncharacterized protein LOC144094905, whose protein sequence is MAWRAVLLLALMASAASLVACAAQDGGEAAPHSVTKRGLLDSIASGARSLRDGAAEFFDRSWSSVKSAFVDFMNWLRGVPSPGEGHESRVATPPTPRKPDHSYAGEPESGFGFEHRHREHEEKPCRDSTAHPTAEPTAQGSTDSENTLSRSTGLASTTAEAPNQPTSETRVAEPSSVPPASVVTTTRAPSMDSTDVPETAPPSTIGDQDVPQNTETAQDSTRVPSPPETTTEQTVSVSATRDVAEATSTVETLAPSIDATSSPTLPPEDPSENDIDAEEPKAPPPTPARRRGSGPGFVISDAH